GGGGTGGCTGGGTCGCGGCTTGGCCTCAAACGAAGAAggtgcgccggcgccccctcAAATGGCCTAGCGCCGGAGGTGAAATGGGGGGgccgagtggagatgctcttacaTGGCGTGATCGGCGCCACTGTCCTGTTGATGCTAGCCTCCGGTGATAATACGCTTACATCTTCATTCTACATCGCTGACTATGACTTAGAGTTCGGTCGACTTTCAGAACTTCCCCATGTCTCCTAGTCTCATGCATCAAGAACAAGATGGATTGGCATCCTGGAATTTCTGACCACGACTAGTCTCAAATGGTCCACATCAGGTCCTGTGGACGGCAGGGCTTCATTTGCTCGCTGGCTAGCTTGTCCGTGCTGCGCATATGCCTTGCGCGGTATATCCGCCAGAGTCCACCGTGAATACGGAGTAAACCTACCATTCCCACAACCAATTACCAATCCAGAACGCATCTATTGAGGTGCGAAGGAACTTCAAGATGGCGCGATCGATGGCTCGCCCCTACCTTGATCCTTGCAGGACCCTCTGGCACTGCCAGATAGAGACGCTCGTCGTTTGGTTCACGATTCATGTACAACAATAGTTATCTCAGCAAATCACAATGGTTTTGCGAACTTCCCCGTGCCTCCTATGATCCTATCCCTATGCGTCGAGAACATGGCGGAATAGTATTTTGGTATTTTCAAACATCTCGTGCTACTGCTTTTGGCTGATGGATTATCTAAATTAAAAGAACGATCTAGATTGAACTTTGGGTGACATAGAAGACAAGATGAAAGATCCTGCGGTGTTTATTTGATGGGGAATTGACGAAGACCAGAGAGGAAAAAGGCTTAACCTTTTAAAGGCCTGGGGTGAACTCGAATGAATGCACACCTGCATGGATGCATATACGCTCCATATAATAAAAAGAATGAATGCACACctgtgaaaaataaaaagaagcTAGACAACAACGACccccccttctttttttttcttaatttgccctacaatatttttctttttcttcagccCTTTGTTATCGGCTCTTGGTTATTTGGCTCGTACTGCTGGCTAGTACTCACACGAAGAAAAATTAAATCACGGGAATGAGATCTGTGCAGCCCGCTGGCTCTCATCCAAGCAAAGATGGACATGAACTACCTCGGGCAAATTACTCGCGAGCAAGACGGAACACACCCGGCCGTGACCCTCGGTGGAAGTCAGACATGGCGTGGTCGACGGCTCACCATGCCAGCCATCTTTGTAGCAGGTAATTTCTGCCGTACCCAATACTGCATAGAGTCCAAATGGAGTATTAGGGAAGGGTACTCTAGACTTTTCACAttaataaaaattaaaataataaatataaCACTTTTTTCCAGCGACGTCTCCCCGCGAGAATCCCGAACCCCGTTATGCGCTCGCGCCGCCGTTACCACGGATTCCCACCCCAGGACGCGCCGCCGTGTTCTCCTCGcagaccgcgccgccgccgtcctcttCCCACGCCGGCGCTATCCTCTGCTTGCGCCGTCGTTCTCCTCCCAGAccctgccgtcgccgtcctctGCCCACGCTGATATATGCTCAGAAGAGATGAAATTGGACGACAAATTGAACGAGTCGCCGATATATGCTGCTTGCATCTTAATCACCAATCATGACGGCAGGAATCAGCAGGAGTTAGGTAGTTCTCTGTCTGCCCAAGCTCGTCCTCTCGCCTTCTTCGTTCGGGAATTTGGAATCCTTCGTCGTTGCAAATCAGCAAATCGCTGATTTCTGTTGTTTGTTCTCGCAAGGGAATATGCGGAGCTGGGCTGAGACGCTGCTGAGGCGCGAAGTGCGGGTGCTCGCAGGCGCGGTAGCTTTGGCGGagggtggtgctgctgcgctgGTGGCTCAACGTCGGCACGGGTCCGTGCACTCCgacttcagcgccgacgaggccGAACAGATCCGCTTTACCAGCCCGtcttctccttttttcttGGCAGTTGGATTACAGATTACAGTTTTGCCCTTGTCGGTTGATACTTCATCTGGAGCTACTCCATGCATCTAAATTGGAGTATTAAGGAGTAACAACTACGTTAATTTCAGGGTACTGGAGAAGGGCTTTTGTAGTAACCTCACTACTCCTCCAAGATCTTCGTCTTTTGGTGCACCACATCTGTATACTTAGTGCTAGTTCGCTATGTTATGCCGCTTCTATGAATTTCCCCATGCCTCCTACTCACATCATCAAGAATACAACGAAATAGTATCCTGGTATTTTTGAGAATCCCATGCCACTATTTTGGTCCTTGGATCATCAATATCCAAACAACAATCTAGATTAAACTTTCGGTGACGTACTAGAGTATATCCCTCACTTTTTCCTAGAAATTGTGTGTTATTTATTCAGCTAGGATGTGTGTGGAGTGAAGATCATGCGGAAAAGTTTCTCCTTTTAAAGGCATGAAAGTTAGAAGCTTGCACATGGATGTTAAATGAGAGCCCAAGGTACCAATTAAACCAAACAAACCATGCATGCGCATGTCACCTAGTTAATTTGCACGGCCTTTTCTTGTTGCATGTATCGGGCGAAAAATTAATGTGTTGACGTGCGAGTAGCTAGCTGATGTAGAAAGGAGCCTCAGATCGACCATGACTAGGTGATTTTAGGCTAGGCACACTCTGCATGAGCATGCAAGTATACGTTTTTGCCGAGAAAATCCTGCATTAAAACGCACATGTGCACGCCAAAAATCTATTTTGACCAGAGATCTAAAAAAGACATGACAACGGCACAAGATTCTGGAAAAGAACCGGTTGATATGTACAACGCCTTCTTCTATGAGAAAATTAATATCAAGTGTCGTTCTATGATACATAATTACAAAATaggtgtggttctgtgaaatttactccgATCCTACTGTATTAAGACTAGTTGCTTGAAATACACCGATTTTGCAACTTCCCTGCGCTTCCAATTCTTATGCGCCGAGAACACGGCGAAATTGTATATCTGGTCCATTTGCATGCGGCCATACTATATTGTTCCTCACGCAAGCTGGCGATCGATAGCTTAACTTAGCTTGACTCCTTGGTTGGCGAGGTTCATAAAAACCGTTACTTTTTGCACGGATGGAGAGACTCTTGCTCAGCTTTCTTTCCAAATTACTTCAGTGGCCGCCTAATTCTAATTATCCTTGAGAGccagtagctagctaggatcACTTACTCGCCGGCCCCATCATCTCCTAGTTAAGATCCTCGAGCCCGATACGCTTGGAGGGAAGAAGGAAAGAAGGGATGACGGTGGTGGATGGGGAGTTCTCCAGCCGGTTCTCTTTGTGGGAGCTGGAGTCCGCCGGTGATGGGATCAGACGAGGAGAGTGTGATACGGTATTCGCTAACATGTGCTGATCCACCCAGTTTGATCGGCCACTTGGGCTGCATTCGTAAAATATTCTTACATTGTAGTATTTACAATCCACAACACACTTTAATGAGGCTTGTCTGATGGCTTTGCTCGGAAGCAAACCTGTCTACACAGACATATGAGCCGTGTTGGGCAGAAGTCCTTCACTCATCTAACATGTACGGACCTTACTCCTTTTGGGACGTGCCATAAAACTCGGACATGGCGTGGTTCATGGCTCACCGCTTCAACCACCTGCAGTGCCACCACCTGCAGTGCCTGTTGTAGATCTTCGTCAATTGATTCATGATTCCCACACAGATTTTGCTAGTTCGCTGGTTTAGGATGGCTTTGCCAACCTCCCCGTGCCTCCTAATCCTATGCTTCTAGAACATGCATGACAAAAAATAGTTTccttcaaagaaaaaacatggcaaAATCCTGGTGTTTTTTGTAACATTTGGTGCTACTATTCTTGGTTGATGGATCCTTGAGAAAAGCAATCTAGACTGAACCTTGGGTGGCATACAAGACAAGATGTGATCGGTGCTCTATTTATGTGGTGAGGACATGTGTGCGATGAAACGCGAggaggacaaaaaaaaaatacatgagaGTTGGAAGCTTACACATGGATGTTAAAGAGAGCAAAAGGTACCAATTTAAACCAACAAAtagaccatgcatgcattaatgCATACACATGTCTGCAGGTTATTTTGTACTTCCTTGTCTTGGTGACGAAAAAAATAATGACACCAACACAGACGCATGTCGAACACAGCTAGATGATTAATTGGCTACTTACACCCATACATATGAACAAAGTTCTTAATACGGCGGAAAAAAACATATCCATGCATGATAATAATCTTTTGACCTATGTCTGAAAAGACCAGCACAGATCCTCTGACTTGATGCCTTGTGACTTTGAGTTGCTGTCATGTGGGGCTCACAGCTGGAGGGCGCAGCCCACCTGCAAGTGACTCAAGTCACGCGGTACCAAGTCAGACAGGTGCCTGAAAAGACACATAACAACTGCACAAGACTCTAGAAGATGATCAGTACACTTACCTGAAATTTTTTAACTCCGgttttatatatgtatttatttgtttttctaaaaaaatctaaTCATGATCGGAGCAAATTAGACAAACAAATTCCACACTTCATGGATTATGACCTTTGTTGTGCTGGCGAAGGAAACATTGCTTTATTCGTTTGGTGGCTGCATTGGAATTGGAAACCCGCGAGTATTGAGGTAGCACCGATTTGGACGCTtccttgaaaagaaaaaaaatatcaccAAATTGAATGAGTGAACTGAAGTTGCATGCACATTAGGATCATTAGACCTTGGTGAAATTTAATCCAGGTTTTATGCCATCATGCTCCATCTAGATATAGCGATGACCGCGACTGCTTACTCGATCGGCTTCGCTTTTCATGGTGTGGCCGTGATCTGTGATTCAGAGGTGTTGGTAGTTCTTTAAACCACGTTCTGTGCCAAGTTTCTTTCGTCATTTTATCCTGCTGATAAAACTCACCGGCGGCAGCTCTGAGCTTGTTGCAATGGCGCATGCATGAATCAACGTGCTGCTGGTGCTTTccgcgaaaaaaaaaactactgcTTGTGTGGCAGAGACTCCAGCAAACGGAGAATATCTCGCTGTTTTTGGTATTCTTCGTTTGcataaaaccacgacaaatatttaggaacggaggaagtactatttCTGTTAGCTGAAAGAACACACACGCACAAAGATACGTCCATTCGTCCTGCGCTTGGTGGTTGTAATAGATCAAAAATATAGGAGGCCGAGAATTTTCAAGTGTTGAAAATAGTTGTGTTGCTGATCTAACGTCCGTCGGGGTGTTGGTACCCCACAACGACCAGAACCTGAATGTGTTGCTAATTCCGGTGTACATCCTGAGTAGGTGCATCTGACGTCGGAATAAGAGTATCAGACCGGGTGATTTATTAGGAGTTCGAGCCTACATTATAAATCAAGAAAGCAACCTCATGTTAACCCTTATAGCTAGCATCATTCTACATTACTAACTATGCGTTCGAGTCTCATCGACCTTCCTAACTTCTCCGTGCCTCCAACTCCTATTCATCAATAACAAGGTGAATTTGcatcccaaaattttgaaCATCTCATACATGTACTGCTACTTGATTTTCATTCGATGGAAGAAGTCTGCTCCTTTCTCTGGCAACAGATTACTGAAggttctcttcttttttagaTGGAACGAAAAAGGAGTGGCGTTAGAGCTCTCCTTGTGTTCGATACTGAagattatcttttttttcgttcTGGGGAGTAAAATAGTCTAGCTCTACGGCTCTTAGCTGGTTGTGACAATGCATTTTATGAACTCTATTTGAATATGCCACTTGGCATATATAATGACACTCAGTCACCCACACGAAGCTTTCCTATCctcgtttttctttcttttcttttcttactGGGGTTCGAATATAAAGGTGCATTCATCATACAATGTCCCCCCAAATCGGTCGGGCACCTACTTAATCAAATACTCGCATATTCTAACAGAGTTAATAAATTGCATAGGTCCGGTTTGGGTGCTGGTTTGCATCAGAAATAAGAGACCGGCCAGCTCTCTGCCAGAATTTGTTGGACTTGTATCACTCCAATTAATCCACAATTTTGCTTGGATGGCCACGCGAACAGGTGAGTTGTATTAACCGGAGTCTTGGGGAAGAATGCTAATTCACGCATTCATTACCAATATATGCACACCCGTGACGTCAGGTGGATCTTCGACATGGCGTGGTCAATGACTTGCCGCTACCTTCATCACCATGGCAAAGATATATCCTCATTGTCTGGTTCACGATTGTCCGGTCTACACTTCTTGCTAGCTACCCGAGTTACGGTGGCTTTGCGAACTTCCCTGTACCTCCTATTCCTATGTGTCATCGAGAACAAGGCAGAATAGTTTTCGGTATTTTCGAACATCTCATGCCACACTATATGTCTTTGGCTGATGGATCATCTAAAACTTAGAAGAACAATCTAGATTGAACTTTGGGTGACATGCAAAGGTGGAAGATCGTGCGTTATTTATTTGGTGACGACTTATGGGAGATGAAAAGCGGGGAGGAGAAGGCTTGTGCTTTTAAAGACAAGAGAGTTAGAAGCTTGCACACATTGACGTTACATGAGAGAGCAAGGTAGGTACGTGCTACCAATTAAACCAAGGAAACCATGCACCCGGTCACATGCGAGTACAAGATTCTGTCACAATTATATATTCTTTAAACTGAAGTTTAAACTAAAGAAATCATGAAGGGTAGCGGTATATGATTCTGGAAGTGAGTGGGGTTggcatgcatcatgcatttaCCCGACGCGAGCTGTTCGATCACCTACCGAATCCTCCATTTTAAGCCCGAGTTTCTTTACTTCAACACCTCATGCtcgtctctttttttttcgtttcaaaaaaaaatgctcgcctctttttttttcgaggggCCTCATGCTCGTCTCTGATAAACTATTCACTCTTCGTCACAATTTTTAACCCTATCACTAATACACGTGCGGCCCACTTCAGCATGATGGGCCGTAGGGAATGAGCTAAAAAAACATCTGCATATAAAGGTATCGCAGTGCATCATTCggctttctcaaaaaaaaaaaaaatgcagaagTCTTTCCACTAGTACATGCAATCTATCGGCAAGAATGCATCATTTGGCTGCATTGCAGAAGTCTTTCCACTAGTAGATAAACGTATTGCCCTGATGGCCGGTGCTCTCGTAGCTCTAGAGCTCGGAAAGTTGGGAGGGAAACTTGGTTTGAATGAGATCTCTGCAGCCTGCTTGATCGCTCAGAAGCAAGGAAGGCTAGGCAGACACATGAACTCCCTCGGGCGAATTATTCCGTGGATCCGGAGTGATCTACCGTTCACGCATCCAAGCAAAACGGCACGCACCCGGCCGTGACCCTCAGTGGAAGTCAGACATGGCGCGCGGTCCACGGCTCTCCGCGACATTCATCTCCGTAGCAACCTCACTACCACTACTCTAAGATCACCGATCTTACACTGGTTCTATGAACTTCCCTGTGCCTCCTACTCCTATCATCAAGAATACAAGGAAATAGTATCCTGGACCTTTTGAATATCCTGTGCTACTATATTTTTGGTTGTTTGGATCATCAAAATCTGAAGAACAATCTAGATTAAACTTTGGGTGACATACTAGATGTACAGGTGGGAAATTGTGCGTTATTTATTCAGCAAGGATGTGTGTGGGGTGGGGTGAAGATCGCGGGGAGTAAAAGGGTTGTCCTTTTAAAGGCATCAGAGTTAGAAGCTTTCACATGGGTGTTAAATGACAGGCTAGTCATAGTAGGAAGTAACGTATAGTAACATCCATATGCTATTGTTCTATGTTACTACTTCAATAGTGGGAAATAACATAATTTGTGGTAACATAGAAACTTTATTTATTGTATTGTAGACACATTTTACATTGAAGAGTCCACAAACCTATCTTCCCTCATTTAAtacatgccacatcatcaaattGCTTACTTGACACCTCATGTTACCACCtatgttactcccactatgagTAGTAAATCAAacaaaccatgcatgcatgcatgcgcatgTCTCCGGGTTAAATTGCACGTCCTTTTCTTGGTGCATGTATccgggcaaaaaaaaattaatcagTTGACGTGCGAGTAGCTCGCTGATGTAGAGAGGAGCCTCAGATCGACCGTGAGTAGGTGGTTTCTGGCTAGGTATACTCCGCACAAGCATACAACTATATGTTCTTGCCGATAAAATCGTTCATTATttttcaagaaagaaaaaagacatgtGCATGTATGACAAAAATCTATTTTGGCCATAGGTCTGGTAAAGACATGACAACCGCACAAGATTCTAGAAGACAACCGGTTGATGATACGTACACCACGCGTTCTTTTGTGAGAAAATTAACATTAAGTGTGATTTTGTGGTACCATAATCACAAAATATGTGTATGGTTCGACTAGTTGTCTGAGTTACACCGACTTTGCAACTTCCACGTGCCTCCGATTCTCATGAGTCGAGAACATGACGAAATTGCATCGTGGTATATTTTACCATCTCGCGCTGTTTTTCGGATGATGCTCATGAAGATTAGATATACTAAACAAGATGTGAATCGGGCACTAATTATTTGGTTATCGATGATGTAGGTGGGtgagaaagagaggaaaaggCTTGTCCTTTTAAAGATACTAGAGGTCGAAGCTCATGAGAATCTTAACCAATACAGAAGGCAATCTTGCCGCGGCGTGCCATAGTATTCTGACATGGCGTGGTTGATGACTCGACGCCGCAATCCCCACCATGGCAAGCACCTACTATTCCTGTCGTAGATGTTTTCCATTTGTTTAAAGATTCCGGCACAGTGTTTCCAACTTCGCCGGTTTACGATGGCTTTGCCAACTTCCCCGTGCCTCCTACTCCTATGCTTCTAGAACATGAATGGCGCAAAAATAGTTTctttcaaagaaaaacatggcGAAAATGTTGGTGTCTTTTGAACATCTCGTGCTACTATTATTGGTTCATGTATCCTTGAGATCAGAAGAGCAATCTAGACTGAACCTTGGGTGACATACAAGACAAGGTGCGAGATGGTGCACTATTTATGTGGTGAGCACATGCGTGATATGAAAATCGGGAGGCCAAAAAAGGTACATAAGAGTTAGAAGTTTACACATGGATGTTAAATGAGAACATAATTCACTGATTTAAACCAAACAAACCATGCAAGTATAGGCATAGGTCTCTTTTGGTCATTTTGCACTTTCTTGTCGTGGCGTATACAActggatgaaaaaaaaatataaaccgTTCACCATGCGTGTATGTCGATGGTTTTTGGCTACATACACGGTACACCCATACATATGAACGATTCttaagagaaaaaagagatcCGATAAACAAAAAGTTCTTACAGAGAAAAAACATGCCATGGTTTTACGCCTGCATGCTCCATCTAGATATAGTGCTTTTTTTGCGACCACATCTAGATATAGTGCTGACCGTAGCTGCTTATAACTTGATCTGTTTCGCTGTGCATGATGCGGCATTGTTCGATTCAGGTCTTAGTACTCCTTTAAACCATGTTTTGTACCAAGTTTATTTCGTCATTTTCTCTTGCTAATAGAACTCacgagtaaaatgcaccacATATCCATATTCTTTTGTGAAGGTGCCAAGTTAGTTCCTAATCTTTCAAAACGCACGTTTAGATCCTAATTGCTTGTCAAGTGGTTCATCCCAGGTCCCTTTGGTGTATGCGCAGCTTCGGCTGCATGACGTGGATGCCACCTAGGTTTTGGGCCACACGTCAGCCTAGGACGTGGCTTTGCAACATTCCatgaccccccccccccacctaTCTCCCTCTCATTTCCCGACCCTCTCTCGTCGTTCTCCTCTCCACCTCACTGGTGCTAGATGAGGCGACGGGTAGGCGGCTCCGGCAGGATTGCTGGGAACCCGGCAACAGGGGCATCTCACCAACGGTAGCACACCATCTCCAGTGCAACGACTGCTAGTGTGTGGCGGCGCCATAGGTCCTGTCCTTCTACCTCTCTTCACCGCCGATGAGCTCTTGTCAGCGGCGGTTAGGGTTCACGGGAGTGGGCAGAGGTCGACGTGGGGGAGATGATCTGCAGGGACCACAAAATGGAAGGGAATGAGACGCGGGTGGATTTCTGTAAGATGGCCAAAGCCTAGGTAGTAGGCACGTCTTGTGGCTGGAGCTGCGCATACACCAGAGTGATAtgggatgaaccacttaacaaacaatTAGAGGCAAACGTGCGTTTTCCGAAAAAGTAGAGACTAACTTGACATCTTTGCAAAACAATAAGTACCTGTGCTGCATTTTACTCAAAACTAAACGTTACCGGCTTTGAGCTGGCTCGTGGCAATGGCACATGCATGATAAAcgtgctgctgcctgctgtgctttccgatttttttttaataaaaaaaacactgccGGTGTGGCAGCGACGCCAGCATGGATCAAAGTGGTGCGTGTAAGAATTCGACGTGGCTGGACAGCTGGAGCTGCAGGGTCTGTACGTACAGTCGTGTCTTGTCTGGTTAAAATCTGACCCTCTGTCAAGTTTAACCATGTAAAGCTGCCGCGCCGGGCTGCGCACGCCAACGTCGCGAGTGCAAAGTACTCGCCGCTGCAAAACAGAGCATGGCGGGACGGACGGGGCAGAGGAGGCACGCACTTTGGTCTCATCATTTTGTTAAGCTCCTCGTTGCCGAAAGAAAAGTTGACTCTtttcttgctgctgctaacTTTTTCTCTAGTCAATCACACAAATCATTCGCACACACGTCCATTAGTCCTGCGCCTGGTAGCAGGAATAGATGAAAAAACAAGAGACCTGGAATCTACAAGTGCTGAACGCCGGGTGTGTTGCGGACCTAACGCCCGTCGGGACTCGGGGTGTTGGTAGAACAACGACCACAACCTGAACGCCTTGTTAATTCCGGGTGTGGTTGGTGCAGTAATTCTATTCAAATAAAAAGCGAGTACCTCCATGTACGGGTAGAAAGAGGACCACTTGTGTAGAATAGCAAGTTACACAAAAAAATGCGTATCGGATGGCCTGATCAACGCCATTGTCCTCTGCAAGGAACACGATGCCGTTACGTGGTGTGATCAACGCCACTGTCCTGATAGAGCTAGCTTCTGGTGATGACAGATTTGCATCTTCATGCTACATTGCTGACAATGACTCAGAGTCCGGTCAATCTTCGGAACTTCCCCATGTCTCCGACTCCTATGCATCAAGAACATTACGGATTGCATcctgaatatattttttttgaacatCTCATACTCTGCTACTTGATTTCCGGTCGATGGAAGATGGTTGCAAAATCATCTACATTTTGAACTCCTGCTAGCATAAGAGGTGGGAGATTTGACACTACCTTTGTAGGAACTTGTGTAGAATGAGAGTGGGAACAAAAGGAGCACCTTTTATAGACATGGAAGTTAAATGCTTGCATCCTGGATATAAATGTGGGCCATGACATCGTGGTAAGTCAGTAGGTCTTATTTCGGTGACGACTGGTTTACTTGTGCTTTCGGTTCTTGCCATGCGGCATGCCAGCAATTCATTAGGAATAAATGCTTGAAATGTAATTTGGTTAAATTGGTCGTCAAATTTTCACTCTTCCTTGGACGTATGAGTATGAACATTTTTAAGCCAGGGAAAAAAATTCCCTCGTCTGTAATTGCAATTGAGCAAGAATGCAGTGGAAACAATGTCATCGGCAGCAATGATTTGATATCGGTTCGTAGCTCAGAGCTGGAATTACCTCATCAACGAGAGCTGGACGGAGACCGTGCCACATGATTACACCAGTGCATTCTTTCAATGGGCGCTACTGCAGCGGGACCCTGCGAGCTTGGTCAGCCACGCGACGCCTCTGTTAGTAGAGCTCGTTCCAattatcaaaacaaaaatgcatgCCGTCCGCTATGGCCAGACCAGCAACTTCTTGAAAATGTGCCTCTGTGTAAGACAAACGAGATAATGCCGTCCGCTTACTGCAATTTCCGTTGCTTCGTTCCAGCTGACGCCATGGAGACTTTTTGCCCGTTTGTTGCAAGCAGAGCCACTGGATGGACCAAGCACAGAGCTGAACCATACAGGTCGGAGTCCTATGTCACTACCGTTTGGAGACCATCCTTCTTCGATTCATCGTTCTTCGATATTGTTGACTAGATGGCCATGCTACAATGACTTTGCAAACTTCCTCGTGGCTCCTAATCCTATGCAGAGCATTGCGGAACTGCGTCGTGGTCTTCCTGACCATCTCTCTTGCTGCGTCGTGGATCACTTTGAAGTTGAACTTTGGGCTCGTGTTGGATGAGAGCGGGGATTGAAAGACTAGTCCTTTTAAAGACGTGAGAAGTGTGTAGATGCTTGCATGTGGATCTGAATTAAATAGAATTGTCATACAGTACATTGAAAACCCTCTAGCGTTTGAGGCCTAGTACTCCAACGCACTCCAATTATAATGGAGCACCCAAGACAACAGCATATCGAGTACCTTGATCCAAGGGCACTGGTTCGTGCATGCAATTGTTGTTTCTGTCTCACCAATGCCACAGGACAAGAATAATAATTTAGTCACTAGCTCGTACTAGTACACACGAAGAGAAACCAAAATCACCAGAATGCACGAATTCCTGGTCCAATATGGGTGCGGCCATTCTATTCTGTTCCTCATGCAACGGGGCCAGCTGGCGATCAATAGATTAGCTTAGCTTGACTCCTTGGTTGGCGAGGTTCATAAAAACTGTTACTGTATGCACGAATGGAAAGACTCTGGCTCAGCTTTCTTTCCAAATTACTTGAGTGACCGCCCAATTCTAATTATGCTCGAGAGCTAGTAGGGTCACTCACTCGCTGGCCCCACCACCTCCTAATTAAAGATTCTTGACgggaagaagaacacataagggaggacggcggcggatgGTGAGGTTTCCACCCCCGGTTCTATCTCTGGGagctggcgatcgccggcgatgGCACCAGACGAGGAGAGGGAACGGGGAGGGGCCAAGGGAAGTGTGATACGGTATACTCGCTGACTTGGGCTCCCGCCAATTTGATCCGGTCACTTGGGCTTGTGTCTCCGATTCGGACGGGCCGTATATATTGGTAAAATATTCTTACAGTGTAGTATTTGCAATCCACAACCGACTTAACCAAACATGGCTTCCTGCCTGCTTGCAAGCAAACATGTCGAAGACAGACATGAGGGTCGTGTCAGGCAAAATTCCTTCACGCATCTAACCAATGCGGAACGAACTCCTTCAGTCCTGCTGCTACGTGCCATAGACTTTGGACATGGCGTTGT
The Brachypodium distachyon strain Bd21 chromosome 2, Brachypodium_distachyon_v3.0, whole genome shotgun sequence genome window above contains:
- the LOC112270979 gene encoding uncharacterized protein LOC112270979 — translated: MDMNYLGQITREQDGTHPAVTLGGSQTWRGRRLTMPAIFVAGNFCRTQYCIESKWSIREGYSRLFTLIKIKIINITLFSSDVSPRESRTPLCARAAVTTDSHPRTRRRVLLADRAAAVLFPRRRYPLLAPSFSSQTLPSPSSAHADICSEEMKLDDKLNESPIYAACILITNHDGRNQQELGNMRSWAETLLRREVRVLAGAVALAEGGAAALVAQRRHGSVHSDFSADEAEQIRFTSPSSPFFLAVGLQITVLPLSVDTSSGATPCI